A portion of the Celeribacter baekdonensis genome contains these proteins:
- a CDS encoding HU family DNA-binding protein yields MSKPMTKTQLVAALAEEMGADKKSAGVALDAITALITKEVSAGGAVTLPGVGKIYCRERPARMVRNPQTGEQMPKDADKVVKMTIAKALKDSVNG; encoded by the coding sequence ATGTCGAAACCAATGACCAAGACCCAACTCGTTGCTGCTCTCGCCGAAGAGATGGGCGCAGACAAAAAATCCGCAGGGGTTGCGCTTGATGCAATCACCGCACTCATCACCAAAGAAGTGTCCGCCGGTGGCGCCGTGACTCTTCCGGGTGTTGGCAAAATTTATTGCCGTGAACGCCCTGCACGTATGGTGCGCAACCCGCAAACGGGTGAGCAGATGCCGAAAGACGCCGACAAGGTTGTGAAAATGACCATCGCCAAAGCGTTGAAAGACAGCGTAAACGGCTAA
- the aroC gene encoding chorismate synthase, with protein sequence MSMNTFGHLFRFTTWGESHGPALGATVDGCPPGIAINEEMLQVWLDKRKPGTSKYTTQRREPDQVEILSGVFEGKTTGTPIQLMIRNTDQRSKDYGEIAQAFRPGHADITYFQKYGIRDYRGGGRSSARETAARVAAGGIARAVLAELVPGLEIKGYMTQIGPHGIEGTRDMSEIDNNPFWVPSAKTAENWAAYLDGVRKSGSSIGAIIEVVAKGAPAGLGAPIYAKLDTDLAAAMMSINAVKGVEIGEGMNAACLSGEENADEMRMGPNGPEFGSNHAGGILGGISTGQDLVVRFAVKPTSSILTSRKTINQAGEDTDLITKGRHDPCVGIRAVPVGEAMMACVILDHLLLHRGQVGEGLRGTFGAK encoded by the coding sequence ATGAGCATGAACACATTCGGACATCTGTTTCGTTTCACAACATGGGGCGAAAGCCACGGTCCGGCGCTTGGCGCGACGGTGGATGGCTGTCCTCCGGGCATTGCCATCAATGAAGAGATGCTTCAGGTCTGGCTTGATAAGCGCAAGCCAGGGACATCGAAATACACCACTCAGCGGCGCGAACCGGACCAAGTGGAAATCCTGTCTGGCGTGTTTGAAGGCAAGACCACCGGTACGCCGATCCAATTGATGATCCGCAACACCGATCAGCGCTCGAAAGATTATGGCGAGATCGCGCAAGCCTTTCGCCCCGGTCATGCCGATATCACCTATTTCCAAAAATACGGCATCCGCGATTATCGCGGCGGTGGTCGCTCCAGTGCGCGCGAAACGGCGGCGCGTGTGGCCGCTGGCGGTATTGCACGCGCGGTTTTGGCCGAATTGGTGCCGGGCCTTGAGATCAAAGGCTACATGACCCAGATCGGCCCGCATGGGATCGAAGGCACGCGTGACATGTCGGAGATCGACAACAACCCGTTTTGGGTGCCCTCCGCCAAAACCGCTGAAAACTGGGCCGCCTATCTCGATGGCGTACGCAAAAGCGGGTCCTCGATTGGGGCTATTATCGAGGTGGTCGCAAAAGGCGCGCCAGCCGGTCTTGGCGCACCGATTTACGCCAAATTAGACACGGATTTGGCCGCAGCGATGATGTCGATCAATGCTGTGAAAGGTGTTGAAATTGGCGAAGGTATGAATGCTGCTTGTCTGTCTGGTGAAGAGAACGCCGATGAGATGCGGATGGGGCCAAATGGGCCCGAATTTGGGTCTAATCACGCAGGTGGTATTCTTGGCGGGATTTCCACCGGACAAGACCTTGTTGTGCGGTTTGCGGTGAAACCCACATCCTCGATCCTCACCTCACGCAAAACGATCAATCAGGCGGGCGAAGACACCGACCTGATCACAAAGGGGCGTCATGACCCCTGTGTCGGTATTCGCGCTGTGCCTGTGGGCGAGGCAATGATGGCCTGCGTGATTTTGGATCACCTTCTGCTGCATCGTGGTCAAGTTGGTGAAGGTTTGCGCGGCACGTTTGGGGCCAAATAA
- a CDS encoding DMT family transporter, whose amino-acid sequence MDIRAIVMGVAFVLMWSSAFTSARIIVADAPALGALSVRFLLSGVVGVALAKLLGQSWTFTRSQWKSIIVFGLCQNVAYLGLYFLAMRNVEASLAAVLASSMPLVVALLSTLILRETPKPMAIFGLVLGFIGVLIIMGTRLSTGSNLAGIVMCVVGTVALAVATLTLRSTNAGGNVLMVVGVQSLIGSTVLAVLSPAIDTYELTMSAKLVWAMLYTTFVPGLMATWIWFKLVERIGTVKSAAFHFLNPFFGVAIAALLLGEHVTQWDIYGVVTIMAGIFAVQMSKA is encoded by the coding sequence ATGGATATCAGAGCGATCGTAATGGGCGTGGCCTTCGTGCTAATGTGGTCCTCGGCCTTCACGTCGGCGCGGATCATCGTTGCGGATGCGCCCGCGCTTGGCGCTCTGTCTGTGCGATTTCTCCTGTCCGGTGTGGTGGGGGTGGCGTTGGCCAAACTGCTTGGCCAATCGTGGACTTTTACCCGCTCACAATGGAAGAGCATTATCGTCTTTGGCCTGTGCCAAAACGTGGCCTATCTCGGTCTGTATTTTTTGGCGATGCGGAATGTTGAAGCCTCCCTTGCTGCGGTTCTTGCCTCCTCCATGCCGCTTGTTGTGGCTTTGCTTTCAACTCTAATCCTGCGCGAAACACCTAAACCTATGGCGATCTTTGGCCTCGTGTTGGGCTTCATTGGGGTCTTGATCATCATGGGCACGCGCTTGTCGACTGGCAGTAATCTTGCGGGGATTGTCATGTGCGTTGTTGGCACTGTCGCGCTTGCTGTTGCGACCCTGACCTTGCGGTCTACGAATGCGGGCGGCAATGTTTTGATGGTGGTTGGCGTGCAAAGCCTGATCGGCTCGACAGTACTTGCTGTATTGTCCCCGGCGATAGACACATATGAGCTCACGATGTCCGCCAAATTGGTTTGGGCGATGCTCTATACAACCTTCGTGCCGGGACTCATGGCCACTTGGATTTGGTTCAAACTGGTCGAGCGGATCGGCACGGTCAAATCCGCAGCATTCCACTTTCTCAACCCGTTTTTTGGCGTCGCGATCGCGGCGCTGTTGTTGGGGGAACATGTCACCCAATGGGATATTTACGGTGTTGTGACCATCATGGCGGGCATTTTTGCCGTCCAGATGTCGAAGGCCTGA
- a CDS encoding AMP nucleosidase, which yields MPPLSEPRNFTDPAAAVAFLEELYFEATSFLAEKFSQVASGQAPTARYRAFYPEIRVVTTSYAAMDSRLSFGHVAKPGIYSTTITRPDLFRNYLTQQIKQIVRNHGVSVEIGISDTPMPVHFAVANDESVTIPQEGVMSYPLRDVFDVPDLTTTHDDIVNGFGFLHEDGSAALAPFTAQRIDYSLARLSHYTATDASHFQNHVLFTNYQFYVSEFEAYARQVLADPNSGYMSFVSTGNVEIFDAKTEIPPTTKTPQMPTYHLKRADGSGITLVNIGVGPSNAKTATDHIAVLRPHAWIMVGHCAGLRNSQRLGDFVLAHAYLREDHVLDADLPVWVPIPALAEIQTSLETAVEEVTELEGYELKRIMRTGTVATIDNRNWELRDQSGPVQRLSQSRAIALDMESATIAANGFRFRVPYGTLLCVSDKPLHGELKLPGMASDFYKSQVARHLLIGIRSMEILRDMPIERIHSRKLRSFEETAFL from the coding sequence ATGCCACCGTTGAGCGAGCCGCGCAATTTTACCGATCCAGCGGCAGCGGTCGCGTTCCTCGAAGAGTTGTATTTCGAAGCCACATCGTTTTTGGCAGAAAAGTTTTCCCAAGTGGCCAGCGGGCAGGCACCCACAGCGCGCTACCGGGCCTTTTATCCCGAAATCCGTGTTGTCACGACCTCCTATGCCGCAATGGACAGCCGCTTGTCGTTTGGGCATGTCGCCAAGCCCGGCATCTATTCCACAACGATCACGCGCCCGGATTTGTTTCGCAATTACCTGACGCAACAGATCAAACAGATCGTGCGCAATCATGGCGTGAGTGTCGAAATTGGCATCTCTGACACGCCGATGCCGGTGCATTTTGCTGTGGCGAATGACGAATCTGTGACCATCCCGCAAGAAGGCGTCATGTCCTATCCGCTGCGCGATGTGTTTGATGTGCCGGATTTGACCACGACCCACGATGATATCGTCAACGGGTTTGGCTTTCTGCATGAGGATGGCTCCGCCGCGCTTGCGCCCTTTACGGCGCAGCGGATTGATTACTCGCTCGCCCGCCTGTCCCATTACACTGCGACGGACGCGAGCCATTTTCAGAACCATGTGTTGTTCACCAACTACCAATTCTACGTCTCGGAGTTCGAAGCCTATGCGCGTCAGGTTCTGGCCGATCCGAACAGTGGCTATATGAGCTTTGTCTCAACCGGGAATGTTGAGATTTTTGACGCCAAGACGGAGATTCCGCCCACGACCAAAACGCCGCAAATGCCGACCTATCATTTGAAGCGTGCGGATGGGTCCGGGATCACATTGGTGAACATCGGGGTGGGGCCGTCAAATGCCAAAACCGCAACCGATCATATCGCGGTGCTGCGGCCCCATGCTTGGATCATGGTTGGGCATTGCGCCGGTCTTCGCAATTCTCAACGGCTTGGCGATTTCGTTTTGGCCCATGCTTATCTGCGCGAGGATCATGTGCTGGATGCGGACCTGCCGGTCTGGGTGCCGATCCCGGCCTTGGCGGAAATTCAGACCTCTTTGGAAACGGCCGTCGAAGAGGTGACCGAATTGGAAGGCTATGAGTTAAAACGGATCATGCGCACTGGCACCGTGGCGACGATTGACAACCGCAATTGGGAATTACGTGATCAATCTGGTCCGGTTCAAAGGCTCAGCCAATCCCGGGCCATCGCGCTTGATATGGAATCTGCCACCATTGCCGCCAACGGGTTTCGGTTTCGAGTCCCCTATGGCACGCTGCTTTGCGTGTCTGATAAGCCGCTTCATGGTGAGTTAAAGCTGCCCGGCATGGCCTCTGATTTCTACAAATCACAGGTTGCGAGGCATCTTTTGATCGGCATTCGGTCGATGGAAATTCTCCGCGACATGCCGATTGAGCGCATCCACAGCCGCAAATTGCGGTCTTTTGAGGAGACGGCTTTCCTTTAA